In one window of Micromonospora cathayae DNA:
- a CDS encoding AfsR/SARP family transcriptional regulator produces the protein MDMTPTAPKPRRVLALLAICANRVVRNEQIIEELWENSPPTSVTTTLQTYVYQLRKHLQRALAPQPGVTLPGAAPASELRTFAGGYMLSLAPEALDSLRFEQLVAQGRAALESGRTEAAARILREALALWRGPALVDVTPGPILQVEVLRLEEMSKSALELRIEADLLLGRHHELLSELVGLSARQPTHEGFQAKLMLALYRAGRRSEALGVYQGARKALVAELGVDPSGDLQRLHRAILEGDPSLSDAGPPAVGLESLAMAIPRQRRLEHQVGAVQ, from the coding sequence ATGGATATGACGCCAACGGCACCCAAACCGCGTCGGGTACTCGCGCTTCTTGCAATTTGCGCGAACCGTGTCGTCCGCAACGAACAGATCATCGAGGAGCTGTGGGAGAACAGCCCGCCCACCAGCGTCACCACTACCCTGCAGACGTACGTCTATCAATTGCGTAAGCACCTCCAGCGGGCGCTCGCACCGCAACCGGGGGTGACCCTGCCGGGTGCCGCCCCGGCCTCGGAGTTGCGGACGTTCGCCGGCGGATACATGCTCTCGCTCGCACCGGAGGCGCTCGATTCGCTGCGCTTCGAGCAACTCGTGGCCCAGGGCCGCGCGGCGCTCGAGTCCGGCCGGACCGAGGCCGCCGCCCGGATCCTCCGGGAGGCGCTGGCGCTCTGGCGGGGTCCCGCCCTGGTGGACGTCACTCCCGGGCCGATCCTCCAGGTCGAGGTGCTGCGGCTGGAGGAGATGAGCAAGAGCGCCCTGGAACTGCGCATCGAGGCGGACCTGCTGCTGGGGCGGCACCACGAGCTGCTCAGCGAGCTGGTGGGCCTCTCCGCGCGGCAGCCCACCCACGAGGGCTTCCAGGCCAAGCTGATGCTCGCGCTGTACCGGGCCGGGCGACGGTCCGAGGCGCTCGGGGTGTACCAGGGAGCCCGCAAGGCCCTGGTCGCCGAGTTGGGCGTGGACCCCTCCGGGGACCTCCAGCGCCTGCACCGGGCCATCCTGGAGGGTGACCCGAGCCTCAGCGACGCGGGACCGCCGGCCGTGGGACTGGAGTCCCTGGCCATGGCGATCCCTCGGCAGCGTCGGCTCGAACACCAGGTCGGCGCGGTGCAGTAG
- a CDS encoding transposase has product MAPPKKYPDELRIRAVERWRASDPRPPIVQLARELDVHPEALRTWIRQDEIERGERPDPRAERLSETETEELHRLRAENAELRRINEILTAASAFFASQLDQQRRLL; this is encoded by the coding sequence GTGGCGCCGCCCAAGAAGTATCCGGACGAGTTGCGGATCCGCGCGGTCGAGCGATGGCGGGCGTCCGATCCCCGACCCCCGATCGTGCAGCTCGCCCGGGAACTCGACGTCCACCCGGAGGCGCTGCGCACCTGGATCCGGCAGGACGAGATCGAGCGGGGTGAGCGGCCCGACCCACGGGCCGAACGGTTGTCGGAGACCGAGACGGAGGAGCTGCACCGGCTCCGGGCCGAGAACGCCGAGCTGCGCCGGATCAACGAGATCCTCACGGCGGCCAGCGCCTTCTTCGCCTCCCAACTGGACCAGCAGCGTCGGCTCCTGTGA
- a CDS encoding MMPL family transporter — MTASSAAAPPTRRPSVFERLGGWSYRRRWIAVVLWVLVLAGVTVASQVVGSDYRNDFSLPGTESQQSLDLLEERAPVQSGESLQIVFEREAGLRDPAVQGRVEAMLAEVKELPHVAGVQSPYEGFGISEQGTIGYATVALDGQSADVPADDVRKIIDVAGEAEGEGLRVELGGAPIRAVQEGGGGGAEFAGMIAALVIMVILFGSIVAASLPLVIAIFGVGAAIGLIGLASHVATIADFTAPLMMLVGLGVGIDYALLIFSRYRSELLRGVDRRQAAINAQDTAGRTVFFAGCTVILALMGLVVLGLGSLQGVALAVALTVLVTMLASLTLLPALLAIVGGRIEKGVQKRIAKGKATEGAVWRRWVTWVQKYRWLNALVPLAVLVALAVPVINMNLGFADAGNDPESTHSRQAYDLLAEGFGPGFNGPLIVLSDGSPEDATRAQSAIGATDGVATAVPPNTIGENLSLIIVLPESKPQDQATMDLVDRLRENVLPPVAQETGATYLIGGSTAATVDFSEAVAAKMPIFVLVVVGLSILLLILVFRSLLIPLFASVLNVLSVGVALGIMTLVFQDGRLGVEPGPIEAYVPVMIFAVAFGLSMDYQVFLLSRMHEEWERTKDPTLAIREGIATTGKVVTAAGAIMVVVFAAFMLSPTRMLAQFGLGLAVAILADALLIGCLILPALMQIFGRKAWWLPRFLARALPRVALEHSGADRPADGPADRDTDRPTDGPTDRSTDRPADGPADRPADREAAQARRT, encoded by the coding sequence ATGACCGCATCTTCCGCCGCAGCTCCACCGACGCGCCGCCCGAGTGTCTTCGAACGCCTCGGCGGGTGGTCCTACCGTCGCCGGTGGATCGCCGTCGTGCTCTGGGTGCTCGTGCTGGCCGGTGTCACGGTCGCCTCCCAGGTGGTCGGCAGCGACTACCGCAACGACTTCTCGCTGCCCGGCACCGAGAGCCAGCAGTCCCTGGACCTGCTCGAGGAACGCGCCCCGGTGCAGTCCGGCGAGTCCCTCCAGATCGTCTTCGAACGGGAGGCGGGTCTGCGTGACCCGGCCGTCCAGGGGCGCGTCGAGGCGATGCTCGCCGAGGTCAAGGAGCTGCCCCACGTCGCCGGCGTGCAGAGCCCGTACGAGGGCTTCGGCATCTCCGAGCAGGGCACCATCGGGTACGCCACGGTCGCGCTGGACGGCCAGTCCGCCGACGTGCCGGCCGACGACGTACGGAAAATCATCGACGTCGCCGGCGAGGCCGAGGGCGAGGGCCTGCGGGTGGAGCTCGGCGGGGCCCCGATCCGCGCCGTCCAGGAGGGCGGCGGTGGCGGCGCCGAGTTCGCCGGCATGATCGCCGCCCTGGTCATCATGGTGATCCTGTTCGGCTCGATCGTCGCCGCCAGCCTGCCGCTGGTGATCGCGATCTTCGGGGTCGGTGCCGCGATCGGCCTGATCGGCCTCGCCTCGCACGTCGCCACCATCGCCGACTTCACCGCCCCGCTGATGATGCTGGTCGGCCTCGGCGTCGGCATCGACTACGCCCTGCTGATCTTCTCCCGCTACCGCTCCGAGCTGCTGCGCGGCGTGGACCGCCGGCAGGCCGCCATCAACGCCCAGGACACCGCCGGGCGGACGGTCTTCTTCGCCGGCTGCACGGTCATCCTGGCCCTGATGGGCCTGGTCGTGCTCGGCCTCGGCTCCCTCCAGGGCGTCGCGCTCGCCGTCGCGCTGACCGTGCTGGTCACCATGCTCGCCTCGCTCACCCTGCTGCCCGCGCTGCTGGCCATCGTCGGCGGCCGGATCGAGAAGGGCGTGCAGAAGCGGATCGCCAAGGGCAAGGCCACCGAGGGCGCGGTGTGGCGGCGCTGGGTGACCTGGGTGCAGAAGTACCGCTGGCTCAACGCCCTGGTCCCGCTGGCCGTCCTGGTCGCCCTGGCGGTCCCGGTGATCAACATGAACCTCGGCTTCGCCGACGCCGGCAACGACCCGGAGAGCACCCACAGCCGCCAGGCGTACGACCTGCTGGCCGAGGGCTTCGGGCCGGGCTTCAACGGGCCGCTGATCGTCCTCTCCGACGGCAGCCCGGAGGACGCCACCCGGGCCCAGAGCGCCATCGGGGCGACCGACGGCGTCGCCACCGCCGTACCGCCGAACACCATCGGCGAGAACCTGTCGCTGATCATCGTGCTGCCGGAGTCCAAGCCGCAGGACCAGGCGACCATGGACCTGGTCGACCGGCTGCGGGAGAACGTCCTGCCGCCGGTGGCGCAGGAGACCGGGGCGACGTACCTGATCGGCGGCAGCACCGCCGCCACGGTGGACTTCTCCGAGGCGGTGGCCGCGAAGATGCCCATCTTCGTGCTGGTCGTGGTCGGGCTCTCCATCCTGCTGCTGATCCTGGTCTTCCGGTCGCTGCTCATCCCGCTGTTCGCCTCGGTGCTCAACGTGCTCAGCGTGGGCGTGGCGCTGGGCATCATGACCCTGGTCTTCCAGGACGGCCGGCTCGGCGTCGAGCCCGGCCCGATCGAGGCGTACGTGCCGGTCATGATCTTCGCGGTGGCCTTCGGTCTCTCCATGGACTACCAGGTCTTCCTCCTCTCCCGGATGCACGAGGAGTGGGAGCGGACCAAGGACCCCACCCTGGCGATCCGCGAGGGCATCGCGACGACCGGGAAGGTGGTCACCGCGGCCGGCGCGATCATGGTGGTGGTGTTCGCCGCCTTCATGCTCAGCCCCACCCGGATGCTTGCCCAGTTCGGGCTCGGCCTGGCGGTGGCGATCCTGGCGGACGCCCTGCTGATCGGCTGCCTGATCCTGCCCGCCCTGATGCAGATCTTCGGGCGGAAGGCATGGTGGCTGCCCCGCTTCCTGGCGCGGGCGCTGCCCCGGGTCGCTCTCGAGCACAGCGGTGCCGACCGGCCTGCCGATGGTCCGGCCGACCGGGACACCGACCGGCCGACCGACGGGCCCACCGATCGGTCCACCGATCGGCCTGCTGACGGGCCCGCCGATCGGCCCGCCGACCGGGAGGCGGCGCAGGCCAGGCGGACCTGA